The Leptotrichia hongkongensis sequence CTGCTCCTATTTCCAGTCCCATTATTTTCTCATAATCTTCTCCACGTGCTGTAATCATTATAATTGGAACATTTGAAAAAGTACGAACTTCTCTGCATACATCAAAACCATCCTTTTTCGGCATCATTACATCCAAAAGTACTATATCAAACTCATTTTCTTCAATTTCCTTTAACGCCGCTTCCCCATCAAATACAGTACTTACAGTAAAATTATTTTTTTTACAGTATTCTGACAGTATCGAAACAATTTGTTTGTTATCATCTGCGATTAGCACCTTATACATATTACCCTCTTTTCTTCCTGCAATTATATATCATAGCAAAACTAGTTTAAAATAATTCTAAAAGTTATGCTATTTAGATTAAGTCAAAAAAATTATTTAATTTATTACTTTAATTTTAAAAATTTAAATAGATAATAAAATTTTATCATAAATCTTTTAAAATACAAATATTAATTTTTAAATTTTCATCCTCCACAAAAATCAAAATTTCATTATAAAAATCAATTTTAAATTTATTCATTTTGATCTAAAAAATAAATTCAAATAAATATTGATAATAACTCACATTTTTTGATATAATATGAGAAGATAAATTTTTAATTGCTAAAACTGTATGTGATGAAAGGACAAATTAAGAATGATTAGTGTTTTAAAAGGAATGAAAGATAGATATTCTGACGATGTAAAAAAATATGACTTAATTGTTGATACAGCAAAAAGTGTATTTGAAAAATATGGATTTGAACGAATTATAACGCCTATTCTGGAAGAAACTGAGCTTTTTAGACGTGGTGTTGGAGATGAAACAGATGTTGTTTCAAAGGAAATGTACGAATTTACAGACAAAGGCAATCGAAACGTTACAATGCGTCCAGAAGGTACTGCTGGAGTTGTACGTGCCTATTTGGAAGCAGGTTTTCACAAGTCTTCCCCAATTGTAAAATGGTTCTACAACGGTCCAATGTATCGTTACGAAGCCCCTCAAAAAGGAAGATTTAGGGAATTTCATCAAATGGGTATCGAAATGTTTGGAGTCCGTTCTGCTTACCTTGATGCAGAAATTATACGAATGGGATGTGAATTTCTTGAAAAACTTGGAATTACTGGACTGACTGTGGAAATAAACAGTCTTGGGAATATTGATTCAAGAAAAAAATACATTGATGATTTAAAAGCATTTATGGAAAAAAGACTAGATAAACTTAGTGACGACTCAAAACGAAGATATAAAACTAATCCTTTAAGAGCATTGGATTCAAAGGATAAAGGTGACCAAGAACAATTTATCAATGCTCCAAAATTATATGATTATCTTGACGAAGAAAGTAAAAATTATTTTGAAGATACAAAGAAATATCTTGAATTAATGAATATTAATTATGTAGTAAATGACAAGTTGGTACGTGGACTTGACTATTACTCAGATACAGTCTTTGAAATAAAATCTGACAAATTAGGTTCGCAGGCAACTGTGCTAGCTGGGGGACGTTACGACAGACTACTTGAAATACTTGGAAATGCAAAAGTGCCAGGAATAGGTTTTGCCGCTGGAATGGAAAGAATTGCAATGCTTATGGATGAAAATTTGATTGCAAAAGAAGAAAATAAGACTTACGTTATTTATTTTGATGAAACAAAAGAATATTTTGTAAAAATAGTAGAAGAACTACGAAAAAATGGAATAAAAGTCAACTTTGACTACAATCCAAAAAGTTTTGGAGCCCAAATGAAAAAAGCAAATAAAGAAAATTCAGAATTTGTAATAATTTTAGGTGAAGATGAACAAAATGAAAATGTAGTTACAATGAAAAAATTTAGTACAGGGGAGCAAGAAAAATATAAATTGGAAGAAATTATTAAACTTTTAAAATAAAAAGAAAAATTGAAAGGAAAAATAAAAATGTACAGAAATTATAAATTAAATGAATTAAGAATAGAAAACATCGGAGAAGAAGTTGTTTTATCTGGATGGGTTTCAAAAGTTAGGGATTTGGGTCATTTCACATTCATTGATTTGCGAGATAGATATGGAATTACTCAAATTTTAGTAAATGAAGAAGTTTCAGGAAAAGAGCTTTTTGAGGAAGCTAGAAAATTAAAAAATGAGTGGGTTATAAAAGTTACTGGAAAAGTAGCTGAAAGAAGCAGCAAAAATAAAAATATTCCTACTGGAGATATTGAAGTTGAAGCAAAAAACATTAAGATTTTGAGCCGTTCTAAACAATTACCGTTTGAAATTGATGAAACAGGAAATCTTAATGAAAATATGCGTCTAACTTACAGATATCTCGATATAAGACGTCCAAAAATGTTAAATAACATTATAAAAAGAAATGATATGCTATTTTCGATTAGAAAATTTATGAATGAAAATGGATTTTTAGATATTGACACTCCCATTCTAGCGAAAGCCACTCCCGAAGGAGCGAGAGATTTTATAGTTCCAAGCCGAATAAACAAAGGCGACTTTTACGCCTTGCCACAATCTCCACAGTTATTTAAGCAAATACTTATGGTATCAGGTGTTGATAAATATTATCAGCTTGCGAAATGTTTTCGAGATGAGGATTTAAGAGCCGACAGACAACCTGAATTTACACAATTGGACTTGGAAATGTCGTTTATTCAGCAAGAAGATATTTTAAATGTGACAGAAGCACTTGCAAAACAAGTATTTAAAGATGTTACAGGCATTGAAATTACTGAAAACTTTGAAAGAATGAGCTATGATGATGCAATGAATTTTTATGGTTCGGATAAGCCTGATTTAAGATTTGACATGAAATTAATTGATTTATCCAAAGAAACACAAAATTCTGGATTCGGAGTATTTGAAAATGCAATAAAAGATGGTGGAAATGTAAAAGCTA is a genomic window containing:
- the aspS gene encoding aspartate--tRNA ligase → MYRNYKLNELRIENIGEEVVLSGWVSKVRDLGHFTFIDLRDRYGITQILVNEEVSGKELFEEARKLKNEWVIKVTGKVAERSSKNKNIPTGDIEVEAKNIKILSRSKQLPFEIDETGNLNENMRLTYRYLDIRRPKMLNNIIKRNDMLFSIRKFMNENGFLDIDTPILAKATPEGARDFIVPSRINKGDFYALPQSPQLFKQILMVSGVDKYYQLAKCFRDEDLRADRQPEFTQLDLEMSFIQQEDILNVTEALAKQVFKDVTGIEITENFERMSYDDAMNFYGSDKPDLRFDMKLIDLSKETQNSGFGVFENAIKDGGNVKAIVAPNAEKFSRKYIKDLEDFVKTYFKAKGLAYIKINEDGEINSPIAKFFTEEKLPEITQKLGIKNNEIALILADKYKIVHDGLGALRLKLGEELELIDKDSFKFLWVIDFPMFEWSEEENRYKAQHHPFTSIKQEDRKYLDSNELDKIKTDSYDMVLNGYEIGGGSIRIHEEELQEKVFEKLGLSKEEQQDKFGFFLEVLKYGVPPHGGLAFGIDRWLMAMLKENSIKEVIPFPKTNKGQDLMTGAPAEIEENVLADDLRLKLLEIKKED
- the hisS gene encoding histidine--tRNA ligase, which gives rise to MISVLKGMKDRYSDDVKKYDLIVDTAKSVFEKYGFERIITPILEETELFRRGVGDETDVVSKEMYEFTDKGNRNVTMRPEGTAGVVRAYLEAGFHKSSPIVKWFYNGPMYRYEAPQKGRFREFHQMGIEMFGVRSAYLDAEIIRMGCEFLEKLGITGLTVEINSLGNIDSRKKYIDDLKAFMEKRLDKLSDDSKRRYKTNPLRALDSKDKGDQEQFINAPKLYDYLDEESKNYFEDTKKYLELMNINYVVNDKLVRGLDYYSDTVFEIKSDKLGSQATVLAGGRYDRLLEILGNAKVPGIGFAAGMERIAMLMDENLIAKEENKTYVIYFDETKEYFVKIVEELRKNGIKVNFDYNPKSFGAQMKKANKENSEFVIILGEDEQNENVVTMKKFSTGEQEKYKLEEIIKLLK